Proteins encoded together in one Plectropomus leopardus isolate mb chromosome 19, YSFRI_Pleo_2.0, whole genome shotgun sequence window:
- the LOC121959224 gene encoding uncharacterized protein LOC121959224, whose product MAPEMLTVIVASVSCVAFCLVILMLVVVLYRKDPLCCRFRSHRTEHYTDDPPHYHNRHSLIGITNEQSAALNQGAIGPQLPGRLYIIGKPNDYHLNGALPRLPSYESVRKKDRHRLIHSMISQRFSLSACHDEPPPTYEETLRQSLDILPANLHGHLSVHPQHHSSNPNEDTQNRIQPPAALQGPSSSRFSTQSSMFLSI is encoded by the exons ATGGCACCAGAGATGCTGACTGTCATCGTGGCTTCAG TGTCCTGTGTGGCGTTTTGTTTAGTGATCCTGATGCTGGTGGTGGTTCTGTACAGAAAAgatcctctctgctgcagattCAGATCCCACAGGACAGAACACTACACA GATGATCCTCCTCATTACCACAACAGACACTCTTTGATTGGCATCACTAACGAGCAGAGTGCTGCCTTGAACCAGGGAGCGATTGGAccacag CTGCCTGGAAGGCTGTATATAATAGGGAAGCCAAATGACTACCACCTGAATGGGGCTCTGCCGAGGCTGCCGTCTTATGAGAGCGTTCGGAAGAAGGACCGGCACAGACTCATCCACAGTATGATCTCACAGCGCTTCAGCCTCAGTGCCTGCCACGATGAG CCTCCACCAACGTATGAAGAAACCCTTCGCCAGTCCCTTGACATTTTACCTGCAAACCTGCATGGTCACTTGTCAGTGCACCCCCAGCATCACTCCTCAAACCCCAATGAAGACACTCAAAACCGCATTCAACCACCCGCAGCACTACAGGGACCGTCATCCTCCCGATTTTCAACACAGAGCTCAATGTTTTTGTCTATCTGA
- the mrpl27 gene encoding 39S ribosomal protein L27, mitochondrial translates to MQRKYPDMTQAKDAAAVKMAALASLMLKSRAGLLAPGQTCLLDSVRFASKKSGSSCKNLGGKSPGRRYGFKKQDGNFVHAGNILATQRLMRYHPGAHVGMGTNKTLFALEDGHVRFTKEVYIPPPRDPEVTKIITKLPKGAVLYKTFINVVPVKQEGKFKLVDMV, encoded by the exons ATGCAGCGGAAGTACCCAGATATGACGCAAGCGAAGGATGCGGCAGCAGTGAAGATGGCAGCGCTGGCGTCCTTGATGCTCAAGTCTCGAGCAG GTCTTTTGGCACCTGGTCAGACGTGTCTTCTGGACTCTGTGAGGTTTGCCTCTAAGAAATCTGGTAGCAGCTGTAAAAACCTCGGAGGAAAGAGCCCTGGTCGCAGATATGGCTTCAAAAAACAGGATG GTAATTTTGTCCACGCGGGTAACATCCTTGCAACACAGAGGCTGATGAGGTATCACCCAGGAGCACAT GTGGGTATGGGAACCAACAAAACACTATTTGCTCTGGAGGACGGCCACGTCAGGTTCACCAAGGAGGTCTATATTCCGCCACCACGCGACCCCGAGGTCACCAAGATCATCACCAAGCTGCCAAAAGGAGCCGTGCTTTACAAGACCTTTATCAACGTCGTACCCGTCAAACAGGAGGGCAAGTTTAAACTGGTGGACATGGTCTGA